The following proteins come from a genomic window of Streptomyces sp. GS7:
- a CDS encoding oxygenase MpaB family protein yields MNTVRMVPNPPPPGGVLWSLVGDIRTLLTLPAALTLQVAHPAVGAGVDDHSVFRTDPWGRGERSLVSLQLWVYGGERAAEEGRRLRKLHRTIQGTDAHGRSYHALTPAHYAWVHATGFPVFQHTQRYLGRPFTPAQERQLYAEWLQVGRVLGIHDRDMPQSIEEFWPYYRKVLDNELEETAVVRELIATDRPLPPPDRGPRAVRWLLRLTWPLLLPRFARFRRFVTIGLMPPDARQAIGLEWTDEQERRLRRFGRVVRIVVPLLPERLRFMPPARRARRAYRAARR; encoded by the coding sequence ATGAATACGGTACGGATGGTCCCTAATCCCCCGCCGCCTGGAGGCGTGCTCTGGTCGCTGGTCGGGGACATCCGGACGCTGCTGACGCTGCCCGCCGCGCTGACGCTGCAGGTCGCGCACCCCGCGGTGGGGGCCGGCGTGGACGATCACTCGGTGTTCCGCACGGACCCGTGGGGGCGCGGTGAGCGCTCGCTGGTCTCGCTTCAGCTGTGGGTCTACGGCGGGGAGCGGGCGGCCGAGGAGGGGCGGCGGCTGCGGAAGCTGCACCGGACCATCCAGGGCACCGACGCCCACGGCCGCAGCTACCACGCACTCACCCCTGCCCACTACGCCTGGGTGCATGCCACCGGCTTCCCGGTGTTCCAGCACACCCAGCGCTATCTCGGGCGCCCCTTCACCCCGGCGCAGGAGCGGCAGCTCTACGCGGAGTGGCTCCAGGTCGGCCGGGTCCTCGGCATCCACGACCGCGATATGCCGCAGTCCATCGAGGAGTTCTGGCCGTACTACCGCAAGGTGCTCGACAACGAGCTCGAAGAGACGGCCGTGGTGCGGGAGTTGATCGCCACCGACCGGCCGCTGCCGCCGCCGGACCGCGGCCCGCGGGCGGTGCGGTGGCTGCTGCGGCTGACCTGGCCGCTGCTGCTGCCGCGGTTCGCGCGCTTCCGTCGGTTCGTCACGATCGGGCTGATGCCGCCGGACGCACGGCAGGCCATCGGACTGGAGTGGACCGACGAACAGGAGCGGCGGCTGCGGCGGTTCGGGCGGGTGGTGCGGATCGTGGTGCCGCTGCTGCCGGAGCGGCTGCGGTTCATGCCGCCCGCGCGGCGGGCGCGCCGGGCGTACCGGGCGGCCCGCCGCTAG
- a CDS encoding M1 family metallopeptidase yields the protein MRHRLLVPGAAALSLLLAIPASAADFTPGAPGVGDSYYPYSGNGGYRVSHYDLRLKYQPKTDLLEGTATLLAKTTQDLSRFDLDFGLKVSEIRVNGKKATFATSGKHKLEVTPAAGLEKGKDISVVVRYAGKPSELKIDGFTAWARTPDGGVVAQEPDSAVWWFPSNDHPSDKATYDISIAVPDGTQALSNGVLASQTSKLGWTRYNWRSDKPQATYLTTLAIGKFDITTDRTADGLPVINAVSPDLGANLGSARASIERTAEVTEWLESVFGPYPFNSVGGYVPNVPAHYALETQTRPFYGKAAFDKGTNVSVVVHELAHQWYGDSVSLKDWKDIWINEGFAAYSQWLWSEKEGEGTAQQLADYVYAQHPANDPFWTVKPGDPGADKQFDTAVYDRGALAIQALRNKVGDKVFFGILKSWPTENKYGNASVADFVAFAEKKSGKPLADFFHTWLFQPSKPAAGAGVRAFAASGLVAQPKSWKQIAATHAMHVGH from the coding sequence GTGCGTCACAGACTTCTGGTCCCGGGCGCTGCCGCGCTCAGCCTGCTGCTGGCGATCCCGGCATCGGCCGCCGACTTCACACCGGGCGCCCCGGGTGTGGGCGACAGCTACTACCCCTACAGCGGCAACGGCGGGTACCGCGTCTCCCACTACGACCTGCGGCTCAAGTACCAGCCGAAGACAGACCTGTTGGAGGGCACGGCGACGCTGCTCGCCAAGACCACCCAGGACCTCTCCCGCTTCGACCTGGATTTCGGCCTCAAGGTCAGCGAGATCCGGGTGAACGGCAAGAAGGCCACCTTCGCCACCTCCGGCAAGCACAAGCTGGAGGTCACTCCGGCCGCGGGGCTGGAGAAGGGCAAGGACATCAGCGTGGTCGTCCGCTACGCGGGCAAGCCCTCGGAGCTGAAGATCGACGGCTTCACCGCCTGGGCCCGTACGCCCGACGGCGGGGTGGTGGCCCAGGAACCGGACTCGGCCGTGTGGTGGTTCCCGAGCAACGACCACCCCAGCGACAAGGCCACGTACGACATCTCCATCGCGGTCCCGGACGGCACCCAGGCGCTCAGCAACGGCGTGCTGGCCTCGCAGACCTCCAAGCTCGGCTGGACGCGCTACAACTGGCGCTCGGACAAGCCTCAGGCGACGTATCTGACGACGCTGGCCATCGGCAAGTTCGACATCACCACGGACAGGACCGCCGACGGCCTGCCGGTGATCAACGCGGTCAGCCCGGACCTCGGCGCGAACCTGGGGTCGGCGCGGGCGAGCATCGAGCGCACCGCCGAGGTCACCGAGTGGCTGGAGAGCGTCTTCGGCCCGTACCCGTTCAACTCGGTCGGCGGCTACGTCCCGAACGTCCCGGCGCACTACGCGCTGGAGACCCAGACCCGCCCGTTCTACGGCAAGGCGGCCTTCGACAAGGGCACCAACGTCTCGGTCGTGGTGCACGAGCTGGCCCACCAGTGGTACGGCGACAGCGTCTCGCTCAAGGACTGGAAGGACATCTGGATCAACGAGGGCTTCGCCGCCTACAGCCAGTGGCTGTGGTCGGAGAAGGAGGGTGAGGGCACCGCGCAGCAGCTCGCGGACTACGTCTACGCCCAGCACCCGGCGAACGACCCGTTCTGGACGGTCAAGCCGGGCGACCCGGGCGCGGACAAGCAGTTCGACACGGCCGTCTACGACCGCGGTGCGCTGGCCATCCAAGCGCTCCGCAACAAGGTCGGCGACAAGGTCTTCTTCGGCATCCTCAAGTCCTGGCCGACGGAGAACAAGTACGGCAACGCCTCGGTCGCGGACTTCGTGGCGTTCGCCGAGAAGAAGTCCGGCAAGCCGCTGGCCGACTTCTTCCACACCTGGCTGTTCCAGCCGTCCAAGCCCGCGGCGGGCGCGGGTGTACGGGCGTTCGCTGCCTCCGGCCTCGTCGCCCAGCCCAAGTCCTGGAAGCAGATCGCGGCCACCCACGCCATGCACGTCGGCCACTGA
- a CDS encoding Xaa-Pro dipeptidyl-peptidase: protein MRTGIPHIPWKTLVVAITLALFGLLIAPHPAGAAPSSGESGPVYSYDHAIRESVWVDTRLDGDGDGHTDRVAVDIMRPSEPARQGHRIPVIMDASPYYSCCGRGNESQKKTYDAQGRPVQFPLFYDNYFVPRGYAVVLVDLAGTNRSDGCVDVGGRSDIQSAKAVVDWLNGRGRAYTARTGGKPVTAGWSNGSTGMIGKSWDATIANGVAATGVPGLKTIVPISGISSWYDYYFAKGAPLYNSGPDQLAHEVESSGAQQHCAAVQKKLVDGAPRNGDWTGLWTERDYVRNAGKVRASVFLVHGMQDLNVRTKHFGQWWDALARHGVQRKIWLSQTGHVDPFDYRRADWVHTLHQWFDHYLMGYDNGIERAPMADVERAPDTWSTDAHWPAAGTAPVVLHPRNGTTAGVGVLGAQPAPKGATASFTDDPKQSETDWAAHIDQATPAKAGFTTGPLTAPLRLSGSGTVTVTATPSTSSAHLSAVLVDLGPATLRNYAADGEGIVTLDKRTCWGAGNKGDTGCFKETAADVEKAGYTVFSRGWADLGHWADPGKGRPLTPGKPYTITLDLAATDHIVPAGHRLALIVAGTDAGLIDPPASHPRLTLDLSRTAARLPLTGGAPVTAHAIPTP from the coding sequence ATACGTACGGGAATTCCCCACATCCCCTGGAAAACGCTCGTGGTGGCGATCACCCTCGCCCTGTTCGGGCTGCTCATCGCCCCGCATCCGGCAGGTGCGGCCCCCTCCTCCGGCGAGAGCGGCCCCGTCTACTCCTACGACCACGCGATCCGCGAATCGGTCTGGGTGGACACCCGGCTCGACGGCGACGGAGACGGGCACACCGACCGGGTCGCCGTCGACATCATGCGCCCCTCCGAACCCGCCCGCCAGGGCCACCGCATACCGGTGATCATGGACGCGAGCCCCTACTACTCCTGCTGCGGACGCGGCAACGAGAGCCAGAAGAAGACCTACGACGCACAAGGGCGCCCGGTCCAGTTCCCGCTCTTCTACGACAACTACTTCGTGCCCCGCGGCTATGCGGTCGTCCTCGTCGACCTGGCCGGAACCAATCGCTCCGACGGCTGCGTCGACGTCGGCGGGCGCTCCGACATCCAGTCCGCCAAGGCCGTGGTCGACTGGCTCAACGGCCGCGGACGCGCCTACACCGCCCGCACCGGCGGCAAACCCGTCACCGCAGGCTGGTCCAACGGCAGCACCGGCATGATCGGCAAGAGCTGGGACGCCACCATCGCCAACGGCGTCGCGGCGACCGGAGTCCCCGGCCTGAAGACCATCGTCCCGATCTCCGGCATCTCCTCCTGGTACGACTACTACTTCGCCAAGGGCGCCCCGCTCTACAACTCCGGCCCCGACCAACTCGCCCACGAGGTCGAGAGCTCCGGCGCGCAGCAACACTGCGCCGCCGTACAGAAGAAGCTGGTCGACGGCGCCCCGCGCAACGGCGACTGGACCGGCCTGTGGACCGAGCGGGACTACGTCCGCAACGCGGGCAAGGTCCGCGCCAGCGTCTTCCTCGTCCACGGGATGCAGGACCTCAACGTCCGCACCAAGCACTTCGGCCAGTGGTGGGACGCGCTCGCCCGGCACGGCGTCCAGCGCAAGATCTGGCTCTCCCAGACCGGCCATGTCGACCCCTTCGACTACCGCCGCGCGGACTGGGTGCACACCCTGCACCAGTGGTTCGACCACTACCTGATGGGCTACGACAACGGAATCGAGCGCGCCCCGATGGCCGACGTCGAGCGGGCGCCCGACACCTGGTCGACGGACGCGCACTGGCCGGCGGCCGGCACCGCGCCCGTCGTCCTGCACCCCCGCAACGGGACCACCGCGGGCGTCGGCGTCCTGGGCGCCCAGCCCGCGCCGAAGGGGGCGACCGCCTCCTTCACCGACGACCCCAAGCAGAGCGAGACGGACTGGGCCGCCCACATCGACCAGGCGACGCCCGCGAAGGCCGGGTTCACCACCGGGCCGCTGACCGCACCGCTGCGGCTGTCGGGCTCCGGCACGGTGACCGTCACCGCCACCCCCAGCACCTCCTCGGCCCATCTCTCCGCCGTCCTGGTCGACCTCGGTCCGGCCACCCTGCGCAACTACGCGGCCGACGGCGAGGGCATCGTCACCCTCGACAAGCGCACCTGCTGGGGCGCCGGCAACAAGGGCGACACCGGCTGCTTCAAGGAGACCGCGGCCGACGTCGAGAAGGCCGGCTACACGGTCTTCAGCCGCGGCTGGGCCGACCTCGGCCACTGGGCCGATCCCGGCAAGGGCCGCCCGCTGACCCCCGGCAAGCCGTACACCATCACCCTCGACCTGGCCGCCACCGACCACATCGTGCCCGCCGGGCACCGGCTCGCGCTGATCGTGGCCGGCACCGACGCCGGACTGATCGACCCGCCCGCGTCCCACCCGCGGCTCACCCTCGACCTGTCCCGCACCGCGGCGCGGCTGCCGCTGACCGGCGGGGCGCCGGTCACCGCGCACGCGATCCCCACCCCGTGA
- a CDS encoding DUF2236 domain-containing protein, with amino-acid sequence MPPPVLCERLGLRWTDRQQRRLRRFARVVHCLAALVPPPRIAPAMFLAYRNTRRPGTDPHTRRPLGATV; translated from the coding sequence GTGCCGCCGCCCGTGCTGTGTGAGCGGCTCGGGCTGCGCTGGACGGACCGGCAGCAGCGGCGGCTGCGGCGGTTCGCCCGCGTGGTGCACTGCCTGGCGGCCCTGGTGCCGCCGCCGCGGATCGCCCCGGCGATGTTCCTGGCGTACCGGAACACCCGCCGGCCCGGGACAGACCCGCATACCCGGCGACCGCTGGGGGCCACCGTATGA
- a CDS encoding macro domain-containing protein — protein MAEETGDAMGIVYVTGDATVPQGKGVKMIVHVCNDLGGWGKGFVLAVSRRWPEPERAYRRWHRERARNDFGLGAAQFVPVADRLWVANLVGQRGIRTGSKGAPVRYEAIAAGLGRVADKALELGASVHMPRIGCGLAGGRWSRVEPLISARLVGRGVAVTVYDH, from the coding sequence ATGGCTGAGGAAACGGGGGATGCCATGGGAATCGTCTATGTCACAGGAGACGCCACGGTGCCGCAGGGCAAGGGCGTCAAGATGATCGTGCATGTGTGCAACGACCTCGGGGGCTGGGGCAAGGGCTTCGTGCTCGCCGTCTCCCGGCGCTGGCCGGAGCCCGAGCGGGCCTACCGCCGCTGGCACCGCGAGCGCGCACGGAACGACTTCGGCCTGGGCGCCGCCCAGTTCGTGCCGGTCGCGGATCGCCTGTGGGTGGCCAATCTCGTGGGGCAGCGGGGGATACGGACGGGCAGCAAGGGCGCTCCGGTGCGGTACGAGGCGATAGCCGCCGGGCTGGGCCGGGTGGCGGACAAGGCGCTGGAGCTCGGCGCCTCGGTCCATATGCCGCGTATCGGCTGCGGGTTGGCGGGCGGCAGGTGGTCCCGGGTGGAGCCACTGATATCCGCGCGGCTCGTCGGGCGCGGAGTGGCGGTGACGGTCTACGACCACTGA
- a CDS encoding amino acid permease, whose amino-acid sequence MDEAQRSSDGGSGTRQDAGDAGYSKGLKGRHINMIAIGGAIGTGLFLGAGGRLHSAGPALAIAYAVCGLFAFFVVRALGELVVHRPSSGSFVSYAREFLGEKGAYVAGWMYVVNWSTTGIADITAIALYTHYWSLFTSIPQWVMALIALAVVLSINLISVKIFGEMEFWFAIIKVAALVVFMFIGIFLLATQHSVDGHTPGLHLITDNGGIFPTGLLPVVIVLQGVVFAYSAVELVGVTAGETSEPHKVVPKAVNSIMWRVGVFYVGSVVLLAMLLPWNAFSANESPFVTVLSHVGIPHAGDVMNLVVLTAAMSSLNSGLYSTGRILRSMSMAGSAPRFAGRMNRNQVPYGGIMLTSTVCVLGVGLNYWLPGKAFEIVINIAALGIVSTWCTIMICHMVFVRRSKAGLVQRPRFRLPGTPVTDIATIAFLVGVIVLMWFDDGVGRQTVMLIPVLAAALVGGWFAVRGRVNRIARERELAE is encoded by the coding sequence ATCGATGAAGCACAGAGGTCATCAGACGGGGGGAGTGGGACCCGGCAGGACGCCGGTGACGCCGGTTACAGCAAGGGGCTGAAGGGCCGGCACATCAACATGATCGCCATCGGCGGGGCGATCGGCACGGGTCTGTTCCTGGGGGCCGGCGGCCGGCTGCACTCCGCCGGACCGGCGCTGGCCATCGCGTACGCGGTGTGCGGCCTCTTCGCCTTCTTCGTCGTCCGGGCCCTCGGTGAGCTGGTGGTGCACCGCCCGTCGTCCGGTTCGTTCGTCTCCTACGCCCGGGAGTTCCTGGGTGAGAAGGGCGCCTACGTCGCGGGCTGGATGTACGTCGTGAACTGGTCGACCACCGGTATCGCCGACATCACCGCGATCGCCCTGTACACGCACTACTGGAGCCTGTTCACCAGCATCCCGCAGTGGGTGATGGCGCTGATCGCGCTGGCGGTGGTGCTCTCGATCAACCTGATCTCGGTGAAGATCTTCGGTGAGATGGAGTTCTGGTTCGCGATCATCAAGGTCGCGGCGCTGGTCGTCTTCATGTTCATCGGCATCTTCCTGCTGGCCACCCAGCACTCGGTCGACGGCCACACCCCGGGTCTGCATCTGATCACCGACAACGGAGGCATCTTCCCGACCGGTCTGCTGCCCGTGGTGATCGTGCTCCAGGGCGTGGTCTTCGCGTACTCCGCGGTGGAACTGGTCGGTGTGACCGCCGGTGAGACCAGCGAGCCGCACAAGGTCGTGCCCAAGGCCGTCAACTCGATCATGTGGCGGGTCGGCGTCTTCTACGTCGGCTCGGTGGTCCTGCTGGCGATGCTGCTGCCGTGGAACGCCTTCAGCGCCAACGAGAGCCCCTTCGTCACCGTGCTGTCCCACGTCGGCATCCCGCACGCCGGCGACGTGATGAACCTCGTCGTGCTCACCGCGGCGATGTCCAGCCTGAACTCCGGGCTGTACTCCACCGGCCGCATCCTGCGCTCCATGTCGATGGCGGGCTCCGCGCCCAGGTTCGCCGGCCGGATGAACCGCAACCAGGTGCCGTACGGCGGCATCATGCTCACCTCCACGGTGTGCGTGCTCGGTGTCGGGCTCAACTACTGGCTGCCGGGCAAGGCGTTCGAGATCGTGATCAACATCGCGGCACTGGGCATCGTCAGCACCTGGTGCACGATCATGATCTGCCACATGGTGTTCGTCCGGCGCTCGAAGGCCGGGCTGGTGCAGCGTCCGCGGTTCCGCCTCCCCGGCACGCCGGTCACCGACATCGCCACCATCGCCTTCCTGGTCGGCGTCATCGTGCTCATGTGGTTCGACGACGGCGTCGGCCGGCAGACCGTGATGCTGATCCCGGTCCTGGCCGCGGCGCTGGTCGGCGGCTGGTTCGCGGTGCGCGGCCGGGTCAACCGGATCGCCCGGGAACGCGAACTCGCCGAGTAG